The DNA sequence GCGGACCTGGCCGAGCTGCTCGGCGACTCCGCGATCGAAGAGACCCGCGAGTTCCACCACCGCAAGACCTACCCCCTCGACCCCGAGACCGGGCAGGGCGACGCCCACGTCCAGTACGGCTTCTCCGCCCACCGCGCGGTGGTCGACGTCGACGTGGACCTCGGCCTGGTCAAGGTCGTCCAGCTGGACTGCGCCCAGGACGTCGGCAAGGCGATGAACCCCGACGCCGTCGTCGCGCAGATCCAGGGCGGCTCGGCGCAGGGCCTCGGCCTCGCCGTGATGGAGGAGATCCTGGTCCGGGACGGCAAGGTGCGGAACCCGTCGTTCACCGACTACCTCATCCCGACCATCCTGGACATGCCGTCGATGCACATCGACGTCCTCGAGCGGCCCGACCCGCACGCGCCGTACGGCGTCCGCGGTGTCGGCGAGCCGCCCACGATCTCGGCCACGCCGGCGATCGCCAACGCCATCCGCGCGGCCACCGGCCTCGAGCTGCCGCGCGTCCCGATCCGCCCCGAACACATCACAGGAGTTTGAGATGACCACGTCGATTTCCGCCGAGACCGAATGGCTCGACGAAGCCGTCCGCATCGCGGAGACGAACGTCGCGAACGGCGGCGGCCCGTTCGGCGCGCTGATCGTGAAGGACGGCGAAATCGTCTCGACCGGCGTCAACCGCGTCACCGCCAACCTCGACCCGACCGCGCACGCCGAGGTGGTCGCGATCCGCGCGGCCTGCCAGGCGCTCGGCACGTTCAAGCTCGACGGCTGCGTGCTCGTCTCCAGCTGCGAACCGTGCCCGATGTGCCTGTCCTCGGCGCTCTGGGCGCGGGTGGACAAGGTGATCTTCGCCGCCGACCGCGACGACGCGGCCAAGGCCGGCTTCGACGACCGCGCCTTCTACGAACTCTTCGACCGCCCGCGCGACACCTGGACGGTTCCCGTCACGCGACTGTCCGCAAAGGATGGTTTCGCGCCGTTCGCGGCTTGGCTCGACAAGGCCGACCGCACCGACTACTGACCCACAAGGCCAGCTGACCGGAGCAAACCGAATCGAACGTCCCGCTCGCCCAGGCACGGCGCTGTGCCTCGGCCTGGCCGAGCACACCCACCGGCAAGGGCAGGACGCATGACCCAGACCGAAGTCCCCACCCCAGTAGTCGACGAAGTACCTCCGCAACGCCGTTCGCTGCTCGACAAGCTGTTCGAACTGCGCGCCCGGCAGTCGACGATCGGCCGCGAAGTCCGCGGCGGCGTCACGACGTTCGTCGCGATGGCGTACATCGTGCTCCTCAACCCGCTCATCCTCGGCGCCTCCGCCGACATCACCGGCGCCCGGCTCTCGGCGGCGCAGGTGACCACCGCGACGGCGCTGGCCGCCGCCGTGATGACCGTCCTCATGGGACTCGTCGGCAACGCGCCCCTCGCGCTGGCCGCCGGTCTGGGCATCAACGGCATCGTCGCTTTCCAGATGGCCCCGTCGATGACGTGGGCGCAGGCGTTCGGGCTGGTCGTGCTCGAAGGCGTCTGCATCGTGCTGATGGCCGTCAGCGGCGTCCGCGAACGGATCATGAACGCCATCCCGCGGCCGCTCAAGATGGCGATCACCGTCGGGATCGGGCTCTACATCGCCCTGGTCGGGCTGGTCAGCGCCGGGTTCGTGACCCGGGTGCCGGACGCGGCGCAGACCACGGTCCCGGTGCGCCTCGGGGCGAGCGGGCACCTGCACGGCTGGCCGATCGTCGTGTTCTGCTTCGGCCTGCTGCTGATGGTCGTGCTGATGGCCCGCAAGGTCCCGGGCGCGGTGCTGATCAGCATCGGCGTGGCGACGGTGTTCGCGGTCGTGCTGCACGAGGGGTTCGGCGTCGGCGGCTGGGGCCTGACCAGCCCGGAACTGCCCGACCACGTCGTCGCGGCCCCGGACTTCGGGCTGTTCGGCCACATCGACCTCTTCGGCGGGTTCGCCTCGGCGGGCGCGCTCGCGGCCACGGTGTTCCTGTTCACGCTGGTGCTGTCCGGGTTCTTCGACGCGATGGGCACGATCACCAGCGTCTCGGACGAGGCCGGGCTGTCGAAGAACGGCAAGGTCCCGCGGATGGGCCGGATCCTGCTGGTCGACGGCGCGGGCGCGATCGCGGGCGGCGTCACCGGTTCGTCGCCGAACACGGTGTTCCTGGAGTCCGCGGCAGGTGTCGGCGAAGGTGCGCGGACGGGCCTGGCGAGCGTCGTCACCGGGCTCCTGTTCGCCGGGACGCTGCTGTTCACCCCGCTCGCCGGGATCGTCCCGGCACAGGCCGCGGCGCCCGCGCTCGTCGTCATCGGCGGCATGATGGTCGCCCAGTGCCGGAACATCCCGTGGCACGACCCCGACTACACGATCCCGGTGTTCCTCATCGCGGCCCTGATCCCGTTCACCTATTCGATCACCAACGGCGTCGGAGCCGGCCTGATCGCGTTCGTGCTCATCAAGATCGGCCGCGGCAAGTGGCGCGAGGCCGGCTGGCTGCTTTCCCTGCTGGCGCTGGTGTTCGCGGTGTACTTCGCCGTCGACGGCGTCGAAGCCCTCTTCCGCTAAGGAGATCCCCGTGGCCCTGATGTTCTTCAACGGCGGCGCCATGCGCGGCGAACCGCTGCACCACCTCCTGGACGGCTCGCCGTTCGTGGGCACCGCGCGGACGGCGCCGAAGTACCGGTTCTACGCGGTCGGTTCGCAATGCCCGGCGCTCTACCCGGTCTCGCACGGCGGCGCCGAGGTGACCGGCGAGGTGTACGACGTCTCGCTGGACGACCTGCGCGACAAGGTGCTGCCGTCCGAGCCGCACGAGCTGGAACTCGGCGTGGTGGAGCTGACCGACGGCAGCTCGGCGTTCGCGATGCTGCTGCGGCGGCCCTACACCTCGCACGTCGCCCTGCGGGACATCACCGAGATCGGCGACTGGCGGGCGTACAAGGCGAGCGCGTGAAGGTCCTCGTCGCGCCGGACAAGTTCAAGGGGTCGCTGACCGCGGCCGAGGTGGCGTCCGCGGTGGCTTCCGGCCTCGCGGACGGCCACCCGTCGGTCGCGGTCGCGACCCTGCCGGTGGCGGACGGCGGCGACGGCACGGTCGACGCCGCCGTCGCCGCCGGGTTCCGGCGGTTGCGGGTCCCGGCCCGCGGCCCGACGGGGGAGCTCGTGACGGCGTCCTACGCGGTCCGCGGCGAGACGGCGGTCGTCGAGCTGGCGGAGGCGTCCGGGCTGCACCGGCTACCGGGGGCTCCCGCGCCGCTGACGGCGACGAGCGCGGGCACGGGCGACGTCATCGCGGCGGCGGTGGCCGCGGGCTGCCGCCGCATCGTGCTCGGCGTGGGCGGCAGCGCCTGCACCGACGGCGGCGCGGGCCTGCTGACCGCACTGGGCGCGCGACTTTTGGACTCATCGGGTCGCGAACTTCCTTTCGGTGGCGCGGCGCTTTCCCGGCTCGCTTCGCTGGACGTCTCGGGTGTGTCCGAAGTGGACGTCGAACTGGCGAGCGATGTGGACAATCCGCTGTACGGCCCGCGTGGCGCCGCTTTCGTTTACGGGCCGCAGAAAGGCGCGTCACCCGAGGAGGTCGAGACGCTCGATTCGGCGTTGCGGCATTGGGCGTCGATCGCCGGCCCGGAGTTCGCTGCCCGTCCCGGCGCCGGGGCCGCCGGGGGAGTGGGGTTCGCCGCGATGGCGGTGCTGGGCGCGCGGATGCGCCCCGGGATCTCGCTGCTGCTCGACCTGCTCGACTTCGACTCCGCGTTGGCCGGCGCTTCGCTGGTGATCACCGGCGAGGGATCACTGGACCGGCAGACGCTGTCGGGCAAGGCCCCGGCCGGAGTGGCGGCGGCCGCGGCGGCCGCGGGGATCCCGTGCGTCGCGGTGTCCGGGCGCTGCCTGCTGACGGCGCCCGAACTGGCGGAGGCGGGGATCTCGGCGGCATACGCGCTGACGGACCTGGAGCCGGACCCGGCCCGCTGCATGACGGAGGCGGCACCGCTGCTGCGCCGCCTGTCCCACCGAATCGCGGCCGACCACCTGGCCCGGTGACCCGCCCGCGCCATCCGGCGCGAGAACCCCGGCACATTCAGGCCGGGCGCGGCTGGTGGGCGAATGCGCCCCAATGTGGCGTTGGGTGCGTTGGACGCACCGAACGCCACATTGGGGGCATCCGGGACCGGAACACCAGCCCCGGCAGCCACATCGGTCACACGGACCGCGACCGGCCAGCCGGGCGGACACGACTTTGCCGGGCTCCTGGCGCCGGAGGTCATGAACGGGTCGTTCATCGCGTCGGAGGTCATGAACGGGTCATTCATGACCTCCGGGCGGCTCAGGCGTCGGCGATGCGGTCCAGCCACTCCGCGAGCAGCACCCGCTCGGCCTCGCTGAGCGTGGTCGCCTCGCCGAGGCCGGCGCGCAGTGCGATCGCCCGCTCCGGCAGGGCCGAACCCGCCGGTTCGGTGGCGTCGGTGAGGATGCGGCTCAGCACCGTTTCCCGGGCCGTCGCCGAAAGCTCGAGGTCGCGCTCCGGCTCCGGGGTTGCGATCAGGGACAGGACCACGCCCATGCCCGTCGCGTGCACCAGCCGGGCCGCGCGTTCGACGCTCACCCGTAGGCGGCCCGCGGCCGCGACGCGCTCGATGATCTCGCGCAGCATCGCTTCGGCCTCGCGCGCGGCGGGTGACGTGCGGCCCTTGCGGGCGTCGCCGTACATCAGCACGTAGAACTCGGGGCGGGACAGCCCGAACTCCTGGTGCAGGTCCCAGCCGCGCCGGAGGTCCTCGACCGGGTCGCCGGTCGAGCCCAGCTCGCGCTTGCTGGTCAGGTATTCGTCGAACCCGTACGCCGCGACCGCGTCGAGCAGGCCGTCCTTGTCGCCGAAGAGCCGGTACAGCGCCGGGGGCTGGACGCCGGCCGCCGCGCTGACCGCGCGGGTCGAGAGGCCGTCGCGGCCCTGCGCCGCCAGCAGTTCGGCCGCCGCCTTGAGGATTCGCTCGCGGGTTTCCGCCGCCGGGCTGACCGGGGTCTTCGTCACCATGGTTCCAATGATAACAAATCTCGGGTAGCACTACTTCGATACCGGTGATACGTTGAAGTAGATATCAACGGAAACAGAAGCGTCAGCCATGCGTACCCGCACCCTCGGCCGGACCGGACCGGCCGTCTCCGCCCTCGGTCTCGGCCTGATGGGCATGTCCGATCTGTACGGCCCGGCCGACGAAACCGAATCGGTCGCGACGATCCACGCCGCCCTCGACGCCGGTGTCACCCTGCTCGACACCGGTGACTTCTACGGCATGGGCCACAACGAACTGCTGCTCCGCGACGCGCTGCGCGGCCGGGCCCGCGAGCGGGCGGTGATCAGCGTGAAGTTCGGGGCGCTGCGCGGCCCGGACGGCGGCTGGCTCGGCTACGACAGCCGTCCGGAGGCCATCAAGACGTTCCTCGCCTACAGCCTGCGCCGCCTCGGCACCGACCACGTCGACGTCTACCGCCCGGCCCGGCTCGACCCGGCCGTGCCGATCGAGGACCAGATCGGCGCGCTCGCCGAGCTGGTGCGGGCCGGCTACGTCCGGCACATCGGCCTCTCCGAAGTCGGCGCCGACACCCTGCGCCGTGCGGCCGCCGTGCACCCGATTTCGGACCTGCAGATCGAGTATTCGCTGCTCTCACGCGGGATCGAGGCAGAAATCCTGCCCGCCGCGCGCGAGCTGGGTATCGGTGTCACCGCGTACGGCGTCCTCTCGCGCGGCCTGCTGAGCGGGCACTGGTCGCCGTCGCGCGAGCTGACCGCGGGTGACTTCCGCGGCCACAGCCCGCGGTTCCAGGGCGGCAACCTCGACCGCAACCTGGCGCTGACCGACGCGCTGGGCAAGCTCGCCGCGGCCAAGGGCGTCACGACCGCGCAGCTCGCCATCGCCTGGGTCGCCGCCCAAGGTGCGGACGTCGTCCCGCTGGTGGGGGCCCGCACCCGGGTCCGGCTCGCCGAATCCCTCGGCGCCGCCGACGTCGAGCTGACCGCGGCGGACGTCGCGGAGATCGACGCCGCCGTCCCGGCGGGTGCCGCGTCGGGTGGCCGGTACGCCGCGGCGCAGCTCGACCACCTCGACAGCGAACGGTGACCCGGCTGCGCCGTCCGGCGGAGGGCTGGATCGATCCAGTCTGATCGGACATTGCTTGTCACCCGCCGGTGGCTCAATATGTTGCGGCTCGCAACATATTGACGACAACGCCGTCGGAGGTCGGAAATGATCAGGTGGAAAGCGGTCCTGGCCTGCGCGGGAGCGGGTGTCCTGCTCGCCGGGCTCGTGCAAGGCACGGCCCTGGCGAGCGGCACCGCGACCGACTGCTGCGGCGGCGGGGCGTCCTGGGCGACCGGCAACAAGTCCGCGCTGGGCACCTCGACGACGACCGGCAGCCCCGTGTGGTTCACCGTCGCCGACGGCGTGACGTCCGAGGTCTTCTACCCCCGCGCCGACGTGCCGAACACGCAAGACATGCAGTTCGTCGTCACCGACGGATCGACCTTCGTCGACCTGGAACGCGACAACACGAACCACGTCGTCACGATGCCCGACGAGAAGGCGCTGCAGTACACCGTCACCAACACCGCCAAGAGCGGGAAGTACCGGATCACCACCGACTACGTGACCGACCCGGCCCGCGCCACCCTGGTCACGAACACCCGGTTCCAGTCCCTCGACGGCGGCAGCTACCGGCTGTACCTGCTGGCCAACCCGTCGATGGCGGGCGGCGGTGCCAACGACAACGCCTGGTGGGACGGCAGCGGCCTCGTCGCGAGCGGCACCGAGACGCTGTTCGGCGGCACCGCCACCACCGTCGTCCAAGCCCTGCGCGTCTCGACCGGCTTCACCGCGCACGACAACGGCTACACCGGCGCGGGCAGCGACTGCCTGACCGACCTGCGTGCCGACAAGAACCTGAACAACCAGTTCGACAACATCTCGGGCACCGGCAACGTCGTCCAATGTGGTCAGATCCCGGTCGGCGCGGACACCACGTTCACCGTCGCACTCGGCTTCGGGAACACGGCGGCGGCCGCGACTTCCGCCGCGAGCGGATCGCTGAGCAGCGGGTTCTCCAGCGTCTCGGCGTCCTACCGCAGCGGCTGGAACTCCTA is a window from the Amycolatopsis sp. cg9 genome containing:
- a CDS encoding gamma-glutamylcyclotransferase, which translates into the protein MALMFFNGGAMRGEPLHHLLDGSPFVGTARTAPKYRFYAVGSQCPALYPVSHGGAEVTGEVYDVSLDDLRDKVLPSEPHELELGVVELTDGSSAFAMLLRRPYTSHVALRDITEIGDWRAYKASA
- a CDS encoding NCS2 family permease, which translates into the protein MTQTEVPTPVVDEVPPQRRSLLDKLFELRARQSTIGREVRGGVTTFVAMAYIVLLNPLILGASADITGARLSAAQVTTATALAAAVMTVLMGLVGNAPLALAAGLGINGIVAFQMAPSMTWAQAFGLVVLEGVCIVLMAVSGVRERIMNAIPRPLKMAITVGIGLYIALVGLVSAGFVTRVPDAAQTTVPVRLGASGHLHGWPIVVFCFGLLLMVVLMARKVPGAVLISIGVATVFAVVLHEGFGVGGWGLTSPELPDHVVAAPDFGLFGHIDLFGGFASAGALAATVFLFTLVLSGFFDAMGTITSVSDEAGLSKNGKVPRMGRILLVDGAGAIAGGVTGSSPNTVFLESAAGVGEGARTGLASVVTGLLFAGTLLFTPLAGIVPAQAAAPALVVIGGMMVAQCRNIPWHDPDYTIPVFLIAALIPFTYSITNGVGAGLIAFVLIKIGRGKWREAGWLLSLLALVFAVYFAVDGVEALFR
- a CDS encoding TetR/AcrR family transcriptional regulator, whose protein sequence is MVTKTPVSPAAETRERILKAAAELLAAQGRDGLSTRAVSAAAGVQPPALYRLFGDKDGLLDAVAAYGFDEYLTSKRELGSTGDPVEDLRRGWDLHQEFGLSRPEFYVLMYGDARKGRTSPAAREAEAMLREIIERVAAAGRLRVSVERAARLVHATGMGVVLSLIATPEPERDLELSATARETVLSRILTDATEPAGSALPERAIALRAGLGEATTLSEAERVLLAEWLDRIADA
- a CDS encoding nucleoside deaminase; the protein is MTTSISAETEWLDEAVRIAETNVANGGGPFGALIVKDGEIVSTGVNRVTANLDPTAHAEVVAIRAACQALGTFKLDGCVLVSSCEPCPMCLSSALWARVDKVIFAADRDDAAKAGFDDRAFYELFDRPRDTWTVPVTRLSAKDGFAPFAAWLDKADRTDY
- a CDS encoding glycerate kinase; its protein translation is MKVLVAPDKFKGSLTAAEVASAVASGLADGHPSVAVATLPVADGGDGTVDAAVAAGFRRLRVPARGPTGELVTASYAVRGETAVVELAEASGLHRLPGAPAPLTATSAGTGDVIAAAVAAGCRRIVLGVGGSACTDGGAGLLTALGARLLDSSGRELPFGGAALSRLASLDVSGVSEVDVELASDVDNPLYGPRGAAFVYGPQKGASPEEVETLDSALRHWASIAGPEFAARPGAGAAGGVGFAAMAVLGARMRPGISLLLDLLDFDSALAGASLVITGEGSLDRQTLSGKAPAGVAAAAAAAGIPCVAVSGRCLLTAPELAEAGISAAYALTDLEPDPARCMTEAAPLLRRLSHRIAADHLAR
- a CDS encoding aldo/keto reductase, with translation MRTRTLGRTGPAVSALGLGLMGMSDLYGPADETESVATIHAALDAGVTLLDTGDFYGMGHNELLLRDALRGRARERAVISVKFGALRGPDGGWLGYDSRPEAIKTFLAYSLRRLGTDHVDVYRPARLDPAVPIEDQIGALAELVRAGYVRHIGLSEVGADTLRRAAAVHPISDLQIEYSLLSRGIEAEILPAARELGIGVTAYGVLSRGLLSGHWSPSRELTAGDFRGHSPRFQGGNLDRNLALTDALGKLAAAKGVTTAQLAIAWVAAQGADVVPLVGARTRVRLAESLGAADVELTAADVAEIDAAVPAGAASGGRYAAAQLDHLDSER